Within Micromonospora narathiwatensis, the genomic segment CAGCGATGGCGGGCCGGCGCGGTGGCGGTGACCCTGGGCGGGGACGGCGCGCTGCTCTGCCACGCCGGCTCCACCCCGCTGGTGGTGCCCGCCCCGACCAGCGCCGAGGGAGACACCTGCGGGGCCGGGGACCGGTTCGCCGCGGCGGCGACCCTCGCCCTGGCCCGGGGCGCGCTGGTCTCCGAGGCGGTGCAGGAGGCGGTCGCCGAGGCGTCCGCGTACGTGGCCGGCGGGGGAGTGGCCGCCGCGCTGCCCGACCCGGTGCGGGACGTCCCGCCGCCGGTGGCCACCAGCGGCGGGGCGCGGATCGGTGCGGCCGCCGCCGGCGCGGTGGTCGCCGAGGTACGCGCCGCCGGTGGCACCGTCGTCGCCACCGGCGGCTGCTTCGACCTGCTGCACGCCGGGCACGTGGCGACCCTCCAGGCGGCCCGGCAGCTCGGCGACTGCCTCGTCGTCTGCCTCAACTCCGACGCCAGCGTGGCCGGGTTGAAGGGAGCGGGGCGGCCGGTCGTGCCGCAGGGCGACCGTAGCCGGCTGCTCGCCGCGCTCGGCTGCGTGGACGCCGTGCTGGTCTTCGACGAGTCCACCCCGCACGCGGCCCTGTCCTGGCTGCGTCCGGACATCTGGGTCAAGGGCGGCGACTACGCCACCGGCGGCGGCGAGCAGACCCTCCCCGAGGCGGAGATCCTGGCCCGCTGGGGCGGGCACACGGTGGTCGTGCCGTACCTGGACGGCCGGTCCACCACCGACATGATCGCGGCGGCCCGGTCCGGTCGCGGCTTCGCGGGAGACGTCCGGATGGCGGGTACGCGTCGCGAGGCGATCGCCCGGTCGACAGCAGAGGGGGCGGCATGAGCAACAGTCCACCCGGGACCGGCCCGACCGTCCTGGTCACCGGCGGGTCGAGCGGGCTGGGCGCGGCGGTGGTCGTCGCGGTGGCCCGCGCCGGGGGCCGTCCCCTGGTA encodes:
- a CDS encoding PfkB family carbohydrate kinase, which translates into the protein MTGPVVVLGDILLDRDVEGVVNRLCPDSPVPVLDEATYVDRPGGAGLAAVFAAAGGAEVALVTAVADDAGGARLGTLLAAAGVQLYALPLPGATPEKVRLRARGRVLLRHDRGGPASPPGEPSEAVLRLLANASAVLVSDYGRGVARQPTLRAALAATRAPVVWDPHPRGPAAVPGVHLTTPNEPEARELAKVRPGASRLATASRSAQALRQRWRAGAVAVTLGGDGALLCHAGSTPLVVPAPTSAEGDTCGAGDRFAAAATLALARGALVSEAVQEAVAEASAYVAGGGVAAALPDPVRDVPPPVATSGGARIGAAAAGAVVAEVRAAGGTVVATGGCFDLLHAGHVATLQAARQLGDCLVVCLNSDASVAGLKGAGRPVVPQGDRSRLLAALGCVDAVLVFDESTPHAALSWLRPDIWVKGGDYATGGGEQTLPEAEILARWGGHTVVVPYLDGRSTTDMIAAARSGRGFAGDVRMAGTRREAIARSTAEGAA